Genomic DNA from Thermodesulfobacteriota bacterium:
TCTATTATGTCATTACCTTCTCCGCCGCAGATATAGTCCTTTCCTTTCTTTCCGCTAATCGTGTCGTTTCCGCCAAGACCTACTATTACGTCGTCGTTGTCTGTCCCTGTCAACACATCGTTACCCTCTGTACCGACAATTGTGGCTACTCTACCGTCACAAGTTGGTGGCGGAGCCTCTTCTGCAGCCTTTTTATCATCTGGCTGAGCAATAGATATTCCAAAAGTTAATAATAAAATTCCCAATGTTAAAACTGCTAGATTTATTGATCTCATAACTACCCTCCTTATTTTCGTGTTCTCAATCTCAATTAAACTACTTAAGCTAAAAAAAGTCAAGGTCTCAAAGTGGTAAATAAGTGGCGGAGAGCGAGGGATTCGAACCCCCAAGTCCGTAAGGACGCCGGTTTTCAAGACCGGTGCAATCGCCGTTCTGCCAGCTCTCCGGAATCAAGTTTTAAGGACTTATATTGTCCCCGAATTTGTGGGATGATTCAAGAGATATACTCACAATTGGAATTCTAATCATCATTATTACTGGAAAAGAAGTAGTTAGATAACTTTCCGGGCAAAAACTGCTATAATAGCAATATTCACAAACAAATTTGGAGGGGTAGATGATTAAAATTTCCGTCTTTAGAATCCTAGCATTTTCAGTTTTTATCGTTGTATTTTCTCTCTTATCTAATGATTCTCTTGCCTTTAATCCAGAGGATGAGGCACTTAGGGAACATGCACAAACCAGGAGTCTCGATATAACTACAAGAGGCATGGCATTTGTAATACCATCTATTTCTGTTCCAAATTTTGTAATGGATTTTGATGAGCTGCCAGCTGGTCCAACAACTATTGAGGATATCCTAAGCCAATTTCCTTACGCACCACTTACCGCGCTTAGTTTCATAACTGATCCAGGGACGTCACAATATAATTTTCAGACAGGTGGAGGCAGGGCTCTTGCCCCAAACCCCGATGAATCCGGAGATCTATTTCTAGTAGATCCTAACGGCACATATGGAGAAGCCAATGTTCTAATTATAGAACTCACCCATGCCATATCGGAGTTCGGTTTCGAAGTGGGAGACTGGGGAGGGCCATTTAATGCGCATCTATATAATGGTGCAGATATGGTTGGCTCGGTGACTGTGCTTAGCTTTGACAATGAAAGACTTCATTTTATAGGTAGCACTGATCCCTTTGACAGAATTGAGCTCACAGCTGATCCTCAAAACCCAAGGGCAAATTGGGTAATTCCTGCATTAATTCTTCCTGCGGACAGTTTCACAATACCAACAATGTCTGAGTGGGGCGCTATGGGGCTGGCTTTGATATTAGGAATATTCTCAGTCATAGCGTTTAGAAGAAAGAAAACTGCTTGTTTATCAATATTTGCTATTATTTGTTTTGCTACGGTTTATTCAAATACAATAGATTCAGCAATAGCTGAGACAACTCCAACTAGGACCCTTACTTTCGTAAACAATTGCACAGATGATATTTGGGTCGCTGCTGCAGGAAATACCGGAGCTTGCACCCCTAGTAATGACGGCGCCTGTGCAAATCCTCCATCGTGCACAAGTTCAAACGACTGTCCAATTAATGAATACTGCGTCTCGACTCTTCATCAGAGCGTAACGACAAATAGCTGCGCAACAAATGAAAACACTATGTGCACAACAGACTCTGATTGCGCCTCCGGACAATTCTGTAACACTCATACAAACACATGCTGGCAGGAAATAACTAACTTCTGCAATCAGGAAACCACTAACAACGGCGGATGTCCTCCGGGCGTAAACAAGCCCGGAGCAAATACGGACGCAGCTTGCTCGGATTCAGAG
This window encodes:
- a CDS encoding calcium-binding protein, with product MRSINLAVLTLGILLLTFGISIAQPDDKKAAEEAPPPTCDGRVATIVGTEGNDVLTGTDNDDVIVGLGGNDTISGKKGKDYICGGEGNDIIEGNKGPDKIYGDAGDDRIKGNRGLDVVYGGEGNDTLEGNEAEDFLDGGPGTDNLDGGDGVDKCLNAEQWKNCDGTGGS